A stretch of the Synechocystis sp. PCC 7338 genome encodes the following:
- a CDS encoding DNA double-strand break repair nuclease NurA, producing MLDLTKLAGQMPALGQHFRQEATAGYQRLERAKELFFQAQQHQPHLLNTLTEWGDRLFFAVARPLEPLDTRVVIGEAQVNHSVFATDGSQIAPSHHEIAYCYLLNIGRVMLHYGQNLHPLLDSVPEVYFRPEDLYASRRWGIRTEEWLGHRRTVLEAERLAALACRWVSPPGPHSDPNLAMVDGSLIYWFLESLPQEARNQILDPILAAWETLRQARIPLVSYISAPRSVESINLLRLQACPHESPNCVSHCEGCQAEERKTPCQIFDPLRDSSLWQEFLAPGERGPIWSSNARILEAYAPAQRVCFCYIHGGSEVARVEFPTWLLEDSELLNQSLAIVLSQIEKGFGYPVALAEAHNQAVVRGGDRRRFFALLEQQLIKTGLRSVGPSYKEARKRNTVV from the coding sequence ATGCTTGACCTCACCAAATTAGCTGGTCAAATGCCAGCCCTGGGGCAACATTTCCGCCAGGAAGCCACCGCCGGCTATCAACGCCTGGAAAGGGCTAAGGAGTTATTTTTCCAAGCCCAACAGCACCAGCCCCATTTACTCAACACATTAACGGAATGGGGCGATCGCCTCTTTTTTGCGGTGGCCAGGCCTTTGGAGCCGTTGGATACGAGGGTCGTCATTGGGGAGGCACAGGTAAATCACAGTGTTTTTGCCACGGATGGCTCCCAGATTGCCCCTTCCCACCATGAAATTGCCTACTGTTATCTACTCAATATTGGCCGGGTAATGCTCCACTACGGGCAAAATTTGCATCCCCTACTGGACAGTGTGCCGGAAGTGTATTTTCGCCCTGAGGATTTATATGCCTCCCGCCGTTGGGGCATTCGCACCGAGGAATGGTTGGGGCACCGCCGCACAGTGTTGGAAGCAGAACGGTTAGCAGCCCTAGCTTGTCGTTGGGTCAGTCCCCCAGGGCCCCACAGCGATCCCAACCTGGCCATGGTGGACGGCTCCCTAATTTACTGGTTTTTGGAAAGTTTACCCCAGGAAGCCAGAAATCAAATCCTTGACCCCATTTTGGCCGCCTGGGAAACGTTGCGCCAAGCTCGCATTCCCCTAGTGAGTTACATTAGTGCCCCCAGGAGTGTGGAGTCGATTAACCTTTTACGGCTCCAAGCTTGCCCCCACGAAAGCCCCAATTGTGTCAGCCATTGTGAAGGCTGTCAGGCAGAGGAACGGAAAACCCCCTGTCAGATTTTTGATCCTCTGCGGGATAGCAGTTTGTGGCAAGAGTTTCTCGCTCCGGGGGAACGGGGCCCCATCTGGAGCAGTAATGCCCGCATTCTAGAAGCCTATGCTCCGGCACAGCGAGTTTGTTTTTGTTACATCCATGGAGGATCGGAGGTGGCCAGGGTGGAATTTCCCACTTGGCTGCTGGAAGATTCAGAGTTGCTCAATCAGTCTCTGGCCATTGTGCTCAGTCAGATAGAAAAGGGTTTTGGCTATCCCGTGGCCCTAGCGGAGGCTCACAATCAGGCGGTGGTGCGGGGTGGCGATCGCCGCAGATTTTTCGCTCTGTTAGAACAACAACTGATTAAAACCGGACTGCGTAGTGTGGGGCCTTCCTACAAGGAAGCACGGAAAAGAAACACAGTGGTTTAG
- a CDS encoding Gfo/Idh/MocA family protein encodes MTSHQLNGQRSYLQPIRIGVIGVGNMGQHHTRVLSLMKDVEFVGIADVNVERGLDTASKYRVHFFEDYQEMLPHVDAVCVAVPTRLHHDVGMNCLQNNVHTLIEKPIAASIAEAESLVNAAADANCILQVGHIERFNPAFLELTKILKTEELLAIEAHRMSPYSQRANDVSVVLDLMIHDIDLLLELVGSEVVKLSASGSRASGSGYLDYVTATLGFSSGIVATLTASKVTHRKIRSIAAHCKNSLTEADFLNNEILIHRQTTADWSADYGQVLYRQDGLIEKVYTSNIEPLHAELEHFIHCVRGGDQPSVGGEQALKALKLASLIEEMALDSTGWNALEAASEYQDATLALSAGI; translated from the coding sequence ATGACGAGCCATCAGCTCAACGGGCAACGGAGTTACCTTCAGCCGATCCGCATCGGGGTGATTGGGGTGGGCAATATGGGACAGCACCATACCAGGGTTCTTAGCCTGATGAAGGATGTGGAGTTTGTGGGCATTGCCGATGTCAATGTGGAGCGAGGCCTAGACACCGCCAGCAAGTATCGGGTGCATTTTTTTGAAGATTACCAAGAGATGTTGCCCCATGTGGATGCGGTTTGTGTGGCGGTTCCCACCAGGCTCCATCACGATGTGGGTATGAACTGTTTGCAGAATAATGTTCATACTCTGATCGAAAAGCCCATTGCCGCTAGCATTGCCGAAGCAGAATCCTTGGTCAATGCCGCCGCCGATGCCAATTGCATTCTCCAAGTGGGGCACATTGAGCGCTTCAACCCCGCCTTTTTGGAACTGACCAAAATTCTCAAAACCGAAGAGTTATTGGCGATCGAGGCCCATCGCATGAGTCCCTATTCTCAGCGGGCCAACGATGTCTCCGTAGTGTTGGATTTGATGATCCATGACATTGACCTGTTGCTGGAATTGGTGGGTTCGGAAGTGGTTAAACTGTCCGCAAGTGGTAGTCGGGCTTCTGGCTCAGGCTATTTGGATTATGTCACCGCGACGTTGGGCTTTTCCTCCGGCATTGTGGCCACCCTCACCGCCAGCAAGGTTACCCACCGCAAAATTCGTTCGATCGCCGCCCACTGTAAAAATTCCCTCACCGAAGCGGATTTTCTCAATAACGAAATTCTTATCCATCGCCAAACCACCGCCGATTGGAGTGCGGACTATGGTCAGGTGTTGTATCGCCAGGATGGATTAATTGAGAAAGTTTACACCAGCAACATTGAACCCCTCCACGCTGAATTGGAACACTTTATCCATTGTGTGCGGGGAGGAGACCAACCCTCTGTAGGAGGAGAACAGGCCCTCAAAGCGTTGAAATTGGCCAGTTTAATTGAAGAAATGGCCTTGGACAGCACTGGCTGGAATGCCTTGGAAGCGGCTTCGGAGTATCAAGATGCCACCTTAGCCCTGAGTGCCGGTATTTAA
- a CDS encoding PP2C family protein-serine/threonine phosphatase, with the protein MEKTMELVTVDQRLLKPAVGLINRLHYPQKFALISVCFLLPLGLAIFLLLSEIQGQIQFAQLEQQGLAYLRPLHQLQQTVLTEPLTPLESSHWQFPAEQLAQAQNRWGKKLGTATDYGVLAQALLTIAEAQEINPEQILQAIAVLRTKVGDQSNLILDPDLDSYYLMEALLLKLPQLQTDLAQLGTIIASHSGSGLSPTEESQLLVIKAQLTQLRESLIKHLGVAFTHNANQQLQPRVSNGLHGLAKALEALEQSLTRVIAGQIKLDDPALSQQSQWSLLNSLHFWRMLSPELDQLLSERIQRFQQRQWLLSTFVLATLAIAAYLFWGFYASVMVTIASLSSAAEKMVAGSQTKAVELQTQDEMAEVVHAFNTVADALCRLTEKLKDENLRLEAEIDITRQLQQMLMPSEQELAAVAGLEIAGFMESATEVGGDYYDVLQTNGQVRISIGDVTGHDLESSLVMIMAQTALRTLLEHGVTDPVKLLSVMNRTIYENTRRMGSSKNMTLSLLQYEAGLIRLSGQHEEVLIIRSTGETEQIDTFELGFPLGLEQDISAFVTEREISLNSGDLAVLYTDGITEAMNSKREFYGIERLQTVLSLHRHQTPEEIRHQAIADLKHFLGDQPQEDDVTLLILKQK; encoded by the coding sequence ATGGAAAAAACTATGGAGCTGGTAACTGTGGACCAAAGACTGCTCAAGCCAGCGGTGGGCTTGATTAATCGCTTACATTATCCCCAAAAGTTTGCCCTGATTAGTGTTTGCTTTTTGCTTCCCTTGGGTTTAGCTATTTTCCTGCTACTTTCCGAAATTCAGGGTCAAATTCAGTTTGCCCAACTGGAGCAACAGGGCTTGGCTTACCTTCGTCCTCTGCACCAATTGCAACAAACAGTGCTGACAGAACCCCTCACTCCTCTGGAGTCAAGCCATTGGCAGTTCCCCGCTGAGCAGTTGGCCCAGGCCCAAAACCGTTGGGGCAAAAAGTTGGGCACAGCAACGGACTATGGTGTCCTAGCACAGGCTTTATTAACCATCGCAGAGGCCCAGGAAATAAACCCAGAACAGATTCTCCAGGCGATCGCCGTGCTACGCACCAAAGTGGGAGACCAATCCAACCTGATCCTCGATCCGGATTTGGATAGTTATTACCTGATGGAAGCCCTGTTGCTCAAATTACCCCAACTGCAAACGGATCTGGCTCAACTAGGTACCATCATTGCTTCCCACTCCGGCTCCGGCCTTTCCCCCACAGAGGAGTCCCAATTACTAGTAATTAAAGCTCAGTTGACCCAGCTCAGGGAAAGTTTAATCAAGCACCTCGGGGTGGCCTTCACCCACAATGCCAACCAACAACTACAACCAAGGGTGAGTAATGGTCTCCATGGTCTGGCCAAAGCCCTAGAAGCATTGGAGCAAAGTTTAACTAGGGTAATTGCAGGACAAATCAAGCTCGATGACCCCGCTTTAAGCCAGCAGAGCCAATGGAGTTTATTGAACAGTTTACATTTTTGGCGGATGCTCAGCCCGGAATTAGACCAACTACTTTCCGAGCGTATTCAACGGTTCCAGCAACGGCAATGGCTCCTCAGCACCTTTGTCTTGGCGACCCTGGCGATCGCCGCCTATTTATTTTGGGGATTCTATGCCAGCGTCATGGTTACCATTGCTAGTTTGAGCAGTGCGGCGGAAAAAATGGTGGCGGGCAGTCAAACTAAAGCGGTGGAATTACAAACCCAGGATGAAATGGCGGAAGTGGTCCACGCCTTTAACACGGTGGCCGATGCCCTCTGTCGCCTGACAGAGAAATTAAAGGACGAAAATTTACGGTTAGAGGCGGAAATTGACATCACCCGACAATTGCAACAGATGTTAATGCCCTCAGAACAGGAATTGGCAGCAGTGGCCGGGCTAGAAATTGCCGGTTTTATGGAATCAGCTACGGAAGTGGGGGGAGATTATTACGATGTGTTGCAAACCAATGGCCAAGTCAGAATTAGCATTGGCGACGTTACCGGCCACGATTTGGAAAGTAGTTTGGTGATGATTATGGCCCAAACTGCCCTGCGGACTTTGTTAGAACATGGAGTGACAGATCCGGTCAAACTGTTGAGCGTCATGAACCGCACCATCTACGAAAACACCAGACGCATGGGGTCTTCTAAAAATATGACCTTAAGTTTGTTGCAATATGAAGCGGGGCTAATCCGTCTGAGTGGACAACATGAGGAGGTGTTAATTATCCGCAGTACCGGGGAAACAGAACAGATTGACACTTTTGAATTGGGCTTTCCCTTGGGTTTGGAACAGGATATTAGTGCCTTTGTGACAGAGCGGGAAATTAGCTTAAACAGTGGTGATTTGGCTGTGCTCTACACCGATGGCATCACCGAAGCAATGAATAGTAAGAGGGAATTTTACGGCATAGAGCGGTTGCAAACAGTACTTTCCCTGCACCGACACCAGACCCCGGAGGAAATCCGCCACCAGGCGATCGCCGATCTGAAGCATTTTTTGGGCGATCAACCCCAAGAGGATGATGTCACCCTATTGATTCTTAAGCAAAAGTAG
- a CDS encoding GTP-binding protein, translating into MPLPRLLTIVLAVSFILGMVIWLIDAILRLYSQVAWTSPFLANIVILLVIGVLALLIATFFYYFSLANQPKDSTAKKRRRIKLPEQKNETAAANLQAVRRQMQQIQDQVAQKALLEKTRLIEAQLQRGNLNLVVFGTGAAGKTSLVNALLGQIQGEVAPTMGTTIAGEKYYLYLDGVSRDLEITDTPGILEAGVRGTERETAARQLATEADLLLFVVDNDLRQSEYEPLRALAKIGKRSLLILNKADLYPPEELAMLLQTLRQRVKAFIPPEDVLAIASRPQDVAIQPGLLMKPEPEIEPLVKRLVSVLRSDGDDLMADNILLQSQRLGDEARQIIEQQRQREAMKIIDRYQWIGAGAIAVTPLPVIDLLATTAINAQMVVEIGRVYGCEIDGDRGKELAISLGKTFVGLGIVKGAVELMAQAMQLQLTTYIIGKAIQGVTAAYLTRIAGKSFIQYFRQDQDWGDGGVAQVVEQQFQLSRKDEFIQAFVKQAIAKVVEPLEDFWGKETTEHAPEQLELLPELQDLIPLEEELIEATLPEAKVYQTRYADWDSPRPQRQDDW; encoded by the coding sequence ATGCCCTTGCCCCGTCTACTGACTATTGTCCTCGCTGTGAGCTTCATTTTGGGGATGGTGATTTGGCTCATTGATGCCATTCTGCGGCTCTACTCCCAGGTGGCTTGGACTTCCCCTTTTTTGGCTAATATTGTCATTTTGCTAGTGATTGGGGTGCTGGCCCTGTTAATTGCCACTTTTTTTTACTATTTCAGCCTAGCCAACCAGCCCAAGGATAGTACCGCTAAAAAACGGCGACGCATTAAATTACCAGAGCAAAAAAATGAAACAGCGGCGGCTAATCTACAAGCAGTGCGGCGGCAGATGCAACAAATTCAAGACCAGGTGGCCCAAAAAGCTTTGCTGGAAAAAACCCGCTTAATCGAAGCCCAGTTGCAACGGGGGAATTTGAACCTGGTGGTGTTTGGCACAGGGGCGGCGGGTAAAACGTCTTTGGTTAATGCCTTGTTAGGACAAATTCAGGGGGAAGTGGCCCCCACCATGGGCACCACGATCGCCGGGGAGAAATATTACCTTTACCTGGATGGGGTCAGTCGGGACTTGGAAATCACCGATACACCGGGCATTTTGGAGGCAGGGGTCCGGGGTACCGAACGGGAAACAGCGGCTCGGCAATTGGCCACGGAGGCGGATCTACTTTTGTTTGTGGTGGATAATGACCTGCGCCAATCCGAATATGAGCCCCTGAGAGCATTGGCCAAAATTGGCAAACGATCTTTATTAATTCTCAACAAAGCAGATCTTTATCCTCCAGAGGAATTAGCAATGCTTTTGCAGACCCTACGGCAACGGGTCAAAGCCTTTATTCCTCCAGAAGATGTGTTGGCGATCGCCTCCCGACCCCAGGATGTGGCCATTCAACCGGGATTGCTGATGAAGCCAGAGCCAGAAATTGAGCCTTTAGTCAAACGTTTAGTCTCCGTATTGCGTAGTGATGGGGACGATTTGATGGCGGATAATATTCTTTTACAATCCCAACGACTAGGGGATGAAGCTAGGCAAATTATCGAACAACAACGGCAACGGGAAGCAATGAAAATCATTGACCGCTATCAGTGGATTGGGGCCGGGGCCATTGCCGTTACCCCCCTGCCGGTGATTGATTTGTTGGCCACTACGGCCATCAACGCCCAAATGGTGGTGGAAATTGGTCGGGTCTATGGCTGTGAAATTGACGGCGATCGGGGTAAAGAATTGGCGATTTCCTTGGGCAAAACCTTTGTGGGGCTGGGTATTGTCAAAGGAGCGGTGGAATTGATGGCCCAGGCAATGCAGTTGCAACTCACCACCTACATCATCGGCAAAGCAATCCAGGGGGTCACCGCGGCCTATCTAACCCGCATTGCTGGTAAAAGTTTTATTCAATATTTCCGTCAGGATCAGGATTGGGGCGATGGCGGTGTGGCCCAGGTGGTGGAACAACAATTTCAACTCAGTCGCAAAGATGAATTCATTCAAGCCTTTGTGAAGCAGGCGATCGCCAAGGTGGTGGAACCCCTAGAAGATTTTTGGGGTAAAGAGACTACTGAGCATGCCCCAGAACAGCTAGAACTTTTGCCAGAATTACAGGATTTAATACCCTTAGAAGAAGAATTAATCGAAGCCACCTTGCCAGAAGCCAAGGTTTACCAAACCCGCTATGCCGACTGGGATAGCCCCCGGCCCCAACGTCAGGATGACTGGTAA
- a CDS encoding photosystem II manganese-stabilizing polypeptide, which yields MRFRPSIVALLSVCFGLLTFLYSGSAFAVDKSQLTYDDILNTGLANVCPEISSFTRGTIEVEPNSKYFVSDFCMEPQEYFVKEEPINKRQKPEYVKGKVLTRQTTSLEQIRGTIAVAADGTLTFKEKDGIDFQPITVLLPGGEEVPFFFTVKSFTGTTEPGFTSINSSTDFVGDFNVPSYRGAGFLDPKARGLYTGYDNAVALPSAADNFSTNKKETPLGKGTLSLQVTQVDGSTGEIAGIFESEQPSDTDLGAKEPLDVKVRGIFYGRVDTDT from the coding sequence AGCGGCAGTGCCTTTGCGGTTGATAAGAGCCAGCTTACCTACGATGACATTCTAAATACGGGCCTAGCTAACGTTTGCCCTGAAATTTCTTCCTTCACCAGAGGCACCATCGAGGTGGAACCTAATAGTAAATATTTTGTTTCCGACTTCTGCATGGAGCCCCAGGAGTACTTTGTTAAGGAAGAACCCATTAATAAACGCCAAAAGCCTGAATACGTCAAAGGTAAGGTCTTGACCCGTCAAACCACCAGCCTGGAACAGATCCGAGGCACCATTGCCGTGGCCGCCGATGGCACGCTGACTTTTAAGGAAAAGGATGGGATTGATTTCCAACCGATTACTGTGTTACTGCCCGGTGGTGAAGAGGTACCTTTCTTTTTCACAGTGAAAAGTTTCACTGGCACAACGGAGCCCGGTTTCACTTCCATCAACAGTTCCACGGATTTTGTCGGTGATTTCAATGTACCTTCCTACCGGGGAGCTGGCTTCTTGGATCCTAAAGCCCGGGGTCTGTACACTGGCTATGACAACGCGGTGGCTCTGCCTTCAGCGGCGGACAACTTTAGCACCAATAAGAAGGAAACTCCCCTGGGTAAAGGGACCCTTTCCTTGCAGGTGACCCAAGTTGACGGTTCCACTGGGGAAATTGCCGGTATTTTTGAAAGTGAACAGCCTTCCGACACTGATTTGGGTGCGAAGGAACCCCTTGATGTGAAAGTCCGGGGTATTTTCTACGGTCGGGTTGACACCGATACTTGA